One genomic window of Branchiostoma lanceolatum isolate klBraLanc5 chromosome 5, klBraLanc5.hap2, whole genome shotgun sequence includes the following:
- the LOC136434926 gene encoding carboxylesterase 4A-like isoform X2, producing the protein MKGFSFLGIRLDVLFGVYFTVVAAQNPTTVTDSGRVLGFTTTVESVTVENYLGIPYAAPPIGNLRFKPPEKVRPWEGIRYATDFGDLCMRAPRLSQPSALSMSEDCLFLNVFVPRGTADTDDLAVMIWIPDDGFNSDTAASYNGEWLAAVGGVIVVTVNYRLSVFGFLSTGDRTAPGNYGLMDQQAAIQWVKDNIDNFGGDANRITLFGESAGGASVSMQMLSPQNTGLFQRAICQSGVAMSPGMINPDPLEATRELCEYLNCRTQDPVDMVTVLRRVSANELAQAAARFTGNFTERIWTPVIDGDFLPDDPVRLLERGSVPDRQLLLGFNEDEGAYLMNEGLPGYYIRDKATYNYYMNASLFHIFPTNTEAVVEAVALEYGSWNETSNVDALQQTFTTMYGDFAYIASTMQMANLYRQLNMATFVYQFTHARRSNLPAWAGAAHADELYYLFPTVRGNNPDLMTDDEMQLVESMMTYWSNFAKTGNPNLPYNPVLPTNWPRYTSSQRFIDLTIRMSDNSAGQYIRPRRTFFWTKMMPALDSQSCSPETTDDQDNTNTNPWLEETVLLGLRRNDLIQLGVVGGIAILLILVFFITCITCCKVLSLNRMMRYDDSKIGLSSYA; encoded by the exons ATGAAGGGCTTTTCGTTTCTCGGGATTCGTTTGGACGTGCTGTTTGGAGTATATTTCACTGTTGTGGCCGCACAGAACCCGACAACAGTGACGGACTCGGGTCGAGTTTTGGGCTTCACCACAACGGTGGAAAGCGTAACCGTTGAGAACTACCTGGGAATTCCTTACGCCGCCCCGCCGATTGGAAACCTTCGCTTCAAACCGCCCGAGAAAGTACGCCCGTGGGAAGGTATCCGATACGCCACGGACTTCGGGGACCTGTGCATGCGTGCCCCGCGACTCTCCCAGCCATCCGCCCTGTCCATGTCGGAGGACTGTTTGTTCTTAAACGTCTTCGTGCCCCGAGGAACAGCTGACACGGATGACTTGGCAGTTATGATTTGGATTCCTGACGACgg CTTTAATTCCGACACGGCGGCGTCGTATAACGGCGAGTGGCTGGCGGCGGTTGGTGGCGTCATCGTGGTGACCGTGAACTATCGCCTGAGCGTGTTCGGGTTCCTCAGCACGGGAGACAGGACCGCACCGGGGAACTACGGGCTCATGGACCAGCAGGCAGCTATACAGTGGGTCAAGGACAACATCGACAACTTCGGCGGGGACGCTAACAG AATCACCCTGTTCGGCGAGAGCGCGGGCGGTGCGTCGGTGAGCATGCAGATGCTGTCTCCCCAGAACACCGGCCTGTTCCAGCGAGCGATCTGCCAGAGCGGTGTGGCCATGAGCCCGGGGATGATCAACCCGGACCCGCTGGAGGCCACGCGGGAGCTGTGCGAGTACCTGAACTGTCGCACCCAGGACCCGGTGGACATGGTGACGGTTCTAAGGAGGGTCAGCGCCAACGAGCTGGCACAGGCGGCTGCACGTTTCACAg GTAACTTCACGGAGAGGATCTGGACTCCGGTGATCGACGGTGACTTCCTCCCGGACGACCCCGTCCGTCTCCTGGAGAGGGGGTCCGTCCCGGACCGACAACTTCTCCTCGGCTTTAATGAGGACGAAGGCGCCTACTTGATGAACGAGGGCCTCCCTGGATACTACATCAGGGACAAGGCGACTTACAACTACTACATGAACGCCTCGCTCTTCCACATATTTCCAACTAACACCGAG GCGGTGGTGGAAGCCGTTGCGTTGGAGTACGGCTCCTGGAACGAGACGAGTAACGTTGACGCCCTGCAGCAGACCTTCACCACGATGTACGGAGACTTCGCGTACATAGCTTCCACCATGCAGATGGCCAATCTCTACAGACAG TTGAACATGGCGACCTTCGTATACCAGTTCACGCATGCGCGCCGCTCGAACCTGCCTGCCTGGGCGGGCGCGGCGCACGCCGACGAGCTGTACTACCTCTTCCCCACCGTCAGGGGGAACAACCCCGACCTCATGACGGACGACGAGATGCAGCTGGTCGAGTCCATGATGACGTATTGGTCTAATTTTGCCAAAACTGG GAACCCCAACTTACCGTACAACCCTGTCCTGCCGACCAATTGGCCCCGCTACACGTCCTCCCAGCGCTTCATTGACCTGACGATCCGGATGTCAGACAACTCCGCAGGACAATACATCCGACCCAGGCGCACCTTCTTCTGGACCAAAATGATGCCTGCACTCGACTCACAATCCTGCAG CCCGGAGACGACCGATGATCAGGACAACACCAACACGAACCCCTGGCTGGAGGAGACCGTGCTGCTGGGACTGAGGAGGAACGACCTGATCCAGCTGGGAGTCGTGGGCGGGATCGCCATCCTCCTCATCCTGGTCTTCTTCATCACCTGCATCACCTGCTGTAAGGTCCTATCCCTCAACAGAATGATGCGCTATGATGACTCTAAGATAGGTCTGAGCAGCTACGCGTAG
- the LOC136434932 gene encoding forkhead box protein N1-like — MNYIVQDTIQELRAEMQQVLTNTIDQLSLSPDPAYGPPGDCYYPRDWQKSAGWYHPYFDYSFPEKYGEFPDHPVIVNPRTFSPVSQPYPCGVRTGMYTNSLPAVGGVGTGHTQGHYGVSDAHMKYRNDFVGYGSTSSGSPSPPSEASPQYSFADSPSANRLGCSAQDSEDEEFFPKPPYSYSCLIALAMMKSRTGNMPVTEIYSFIRENYPYFKTAPDGWKNSVRHNLSLNKCFLKIEPNQADPNRKGCLWALHPDKVDKMMSEIRKWKKKDPEAIRRSMAYPVDFHYDGCTPSSSASHSPVPSPAEVCQVPAQEKAVPHPTAGRQAYIGNVGNMADDSCLRHNGYTTKPYNQSQSAPSPTAPSPADSSGTQPSPEGKTESPGTPEQTPDNWIVVQGDPLMYSAAYSVHEPAYGFNQGHFYNPGAQLTMY, encoded by the exons ATGAACTACATTGTGCAGGACACCATTCAAGAACTAAGGGCCGAGATGCAGCAAGTCCTCACCAACACCATCGACCAACTGTCCCTGTCGCCCGACCCGGCCTACGGGCCTCCGGGCGACTGCTACTACCCGAGGGACTGGCAGAAGTCTGCCGGGTGGTACCATCCATACTTCGACTACAGCTTTCCCGAAAAATACGGCGAGTTTCCCGACCACCCCGTGATCGTCAACCCGAGGACGTTCTCGCCCGTCTCCCAGCCGTACCCGTGCGGCGTCAGGACGGGCATGTACACGAACTCGTTGCCGGCGGTCGGTGGTGTCGGCACCGGCCACACGCAGGGACACTACGGCGTGAGCGACGCGCACATGAAGTACCGTAATGACTTCGTTGGCTACGGGTCGACATCGAGCGGCAGCCCGAGCCCTCCCTCCGAAGCCAGCCCACAGTACAGTTTTGCCGACTCGCCGTCCGCAAACCGACTGGGATGTTCTGCACAAGACTCTGAGGACGAGGAGTTCTTCCCCAAGCCCCCGTACTCCTACAGCTGCCTGATCGCCCTAGCCATGATGAAAAGCCGGACTGGCAACATGCCCGTCACAGAGATATACAGTTTCATCAG GGAGAACTATCCTTACTTCAAAACAGCACCGGATGGCTGGAAA AACTCTGTGCGCCACAACCTGTCGCTGAACAAGTGCTTCCTGAAGATCGAACCGAACCAGGCCGACCCCAACAGGAAAGGTTGTCTGTGGGCGCTGCACCCCGACAAGGTGGACAAGATGATGTCTGAGATCCGCAAGTGGAAGAAGAAGGACCCTGAGGCAATCAGAAGGAGCATGGCGTATCCCG TGGATTTTCATTACGACGGCTGTACCCCGTCGTCCTCGGCGAGCCATTCTCCCGTGCCCTCCCCAGCTGAGGTGTGTCAGGTCCCCGCCCAGGAGAAGGCGGTACCCCACCCCACAGCCGGTCGCCAGGCGTATATCGGTAATGTGGGGAACATGGCCGATGACTCCTGCCTCAGACACAACGGCTACACCACGAAGCCGTACAACCAGAGTCAG AGTGCACCTTCCCCAACTGCACCGTCCCCAGCGGACAGCAGCGGAACGCAACCATCGCCGGAAGGGAAGACAGAGTCACCTGGCACGCCTGAACAGACACCCGACAACTGGATAGTCGTGCAGGGAGACCCTCTCATGTACTCAGCGGCGTACTCCGTACACGAGCCTGCGTACGGTTTCAATCAGGGGCACTTCTACAACCCCGGAGCACAGCTAACGATGTACTAA